Proteins found in one Anopheles aquasalis chromosome 3, idAnoAquaMG_Q_19, whole genome shotgun sequence genomic segment:
- the LOC126575804 gene encoding uncharacterized protein LOC126575804, whose translation MNSLGGSKGERTAKPKFAALDINKLYITSRGESLEPSTQKSTIPRKHGMQSLGKVPSARRAPANLPSLKAEVGNPTDHSGSWSLEQTNNNNGITSQANVRSNNSFSLTDCKSISDTDSQNNPQYLSNSSIIPPAATWNTIEFPSLDDTGSAGANAIKVTQQQQEQLSSAGLLSLRSQGDTKTWVHQHTSGTRVGAATCSSSMASSMDSGSKDARGHNIQNVPSQNLTESPMPPQFRALLPSFMRGNDIASTGIPNNGLMVSSSSSQLPSHVIIPSIQRSSSNSVMPSFAQSHGKLPHHVSLEPRNNTNSRVGSVGANYSPKTSSTSVRTRNLGHGNGVGGSTGSHEKGNSGEAMLNDHHYGGRRAGPPSLSRHRGGGVNLTGVIASLSSAIPPRVGIGISDVNDTIAMKDDQRNVISSGSLSDQESIVVRPIIRDEELQRLEAISKDEGWSKDYEFDYNQKLEFSDDEMEPNITSLTDSDNNKYDSQLIPEIKEEKGTNHNKDIENDINGKKGEQGLQRNIGQHSRHITTPATTSSIVGGVLDVAEAKERLKQRREEDQKREQERKQAATKKLLELERKLSRKKSEEVATASIISGNDIFPSKVTSKATHTSINAAEENKPYCTSDHTTEPWSSIPAKLTAKSGERVETRDRYEYLGTRNDRDRDVGNGTNAMNWDAPAFSKSFQSNLPPRFQRRKLERNTSVSNTLNIPDGQNSCRIGGKGVAGRDADDAKSDPVPFSQQYDPRFIHNQQNHFLSAKAAHRVEVENQQGKLKRCQQNERENKEVERDIEDRSCDRDQRKEDRDNSLNAAKRNSKPTVNIEFSVNNERESSSQLNTGSSTPPLAPRRLSEKSRGEHKHRISSDDNHHAHKQFEYASSKVSLANSGSFVQKPSWDEDICAEDQFQASSPSTECAVSLLKHDATLTMSTCDRIDSSLTDRVLNNAVTNKASMQFLEKDEEKLQISSESNKNLLDDELHVFESNKGLYYKQMPCYDNEDISRAKHENHDQSRTKENFVEPLIIPSSTNDIKISEYQNNNRTSDGSDICSMKTSVSKNNVTFGKEGEDFNNLQHHSGIKKKITSVQQPPRDRRHDSRIAGGTRNNLTSFHQHSEGGINRGNTVTNWNRSRGAGKIGSRNYNQDYWSESDFSEEGFEDDQHMKKNANCAAGLKYQHHYQPQHRHGSSNSGSGFKPIQGDVCVKEGFTPRGEPSRRGRGGGNVNIGSALSSVSFRKKTGQGGATPIGKKVDCYGPPSSKSPFRSSDSTISLTSNPENQPKGGVSVTETSSTTAIWTRNVSKSSNDATEDAQDKNDKITTTPDEDCDKLSRLTVPQTAMASEAIPKQTMIDKHSTNTQDIVLSKEPIEKNALSSEHRNSLENKLTSSAVFTSKGTLSQKVKHPANSVENNSCFEHAVSLSNLSSTTSNVLNSHLSRIEKTSKEGTTDCSRMRRNENDEGRATPEFSCDYDENGCKTTKTDRIAVPEDGRYSDLCKEGNSFAQLEDIEAPKQTVPNPASGAQPKQQSLEDSNKSVSMNVKTDNNNKHHLDGSSPPVKTIIFENTNYKSAVVSSPTNAALGSSMNNACPATSVTVVGNNNTTTKRPQNNKMTNSAAVVGKAALENAAFKVTSSASGTANENVVTAGKSLQSVVGTMPHRSVSLTTGVGNRTQSVPHQQLQSLNTPTNSYQGAKYQKDTDFEQEIKSFAFESDISQLIDSNKVVKQCTAITPSTSTCLSSNNSSSNATTTSVQKIVSPSTADLNMKIASVKKVWEMPSISKQRDVVADDSIVTSSGSGGNEAAVHTTASYCTVMHPGHSTNYQHNVIGNTDQLSTSQGQSPYSTFPQDQGALDRRHFVNSNANKATDAVSEGGIVVIATVPGAVTAETDEGSKSYVANHQQSLDTQAASQNIQQTHLTIQQAQQPQQQSHQQLHNQQLHHQQQAQHQLQQPQQQLHQQSQLQLQQVHQHQQNPQQPQQQHHSHHHHHQQQHQQQQQQHQHQHHQQLHLQQQQLQQDQQLLQQEQQKQNQQRQPQQTQPHQHQHQPPQQHQHLPQHQHSVSTQQHPTVSAGMASLNKHSVDVLAAAAAASSANVCKVKPTQQGMHQTGNLDLSPPPSMQSGTIPSAPQPYYPAQYGVSAVPSPPAVLYNSAAAMTSQGGLYNAFQLEANGRSQFSQFPGHYGTSGASGPYNAYMATPTNIPTANPTPEIYQSITSQFRLGSVQSPYGNQPAQLNNPSTMLISSNNNSLMSSSVKSTSQQIGTIGSKSGGAVGQPPYGGQYMGMFPPAPLQNSAANFYSSSASGQNAFFGASAGSTQAYGIPTAVATANMYSGHGGQNPSNGPPPPQQQQMPNYGSQFLSSPLLGNNPVIGQQQYRGGPSNSSQNASNANAVFMKSNQPQQPSHIQQQQQQQQDTWDLQNQLMQQHAQTHQQPGPPTQQQSTPQTLPQTQSAQLPNSSRNVLSNQVGNQVIVTCGGPGSGGCGSGNTASAIIGAVGNCITSVRPSSAQGQRYPSPIQRPSNYSQGSVQGVQQHHVQRSNRQVTGHQQPSGTQSTMVPTVGQGISNTSKHYYSGNRS comes from the exons ATGAATTCTCTGGGAGGATCTAAAGGGGAGCGCACTGCAAAACCCAAATTTGCTGCATTAGATATCAACAAGCTTTACATTACCAGTCGG GGCGAATCTTTGGAACCATCAACGCAGAAAAGCACGATACCTCGTAAACATGGTATGCAAAGTTTGGGTAAAGTTCCGTCGGCCCGACGTGCACCGGCAAATCTTCCTTCATTAAAAGCTGAAGTAGGCAATCCTACAGACCATTCTGGTAGTTGGAGTCTGGAGCAAACCAATAACAATAACGGCATTACTAGTCAAGCTAATGTCAGAAGCAACAATAGTTTCTCCTTAACGGATTGCAAATCAATCTCCGATACAGACTCCCAGAATAATCCACAATATCTATCAAATTCAAGTATCATACCTCCTGCGGCTACATGGAACACG ATCGAGTTTCCGTCGTTAGACGACACCGGATCAGCTGGTGCAAACGCGATAAAAGttacacaacagcagcaagaacaaCTCTCAAGTGCTGGTCTACTAAGTTTGCGATCACAAGGAGATACAAAAACATGGGTTCATCAACACACAAGCGGTACTCGAGTTGGTGCAGCTACTTGTTCCTCATCAATGGCTTCTTCAATGGACAGTGGCTCCAAAGATGCGAGAGGACACAATATCCAAAATGTTCCATCGCAAAATCTAACAGAATCCCCAATGCCACCTCAATTCAGAGCTCTTCTTCCGTCGTTTATGAGGGGAAACGATATTGCGTCTACTGGTATTCCAAACAACGGTTTAATggtttcatcttcatcctcacAACTTCCATCTCATGTGATAATACCCTCGAttcaacggagcagcagcaacagtgtaaTGCCAAGTTTTGCACAATCACATGGAAAACTTCCTCATCATGTTTCCTTGGAACCAAGAAACAATACAAATTCACGTGTAGGGTCAGTTGGAGCAAATTATTCTCCCAAAACATCGAGCACTTCAGTAAGAACTCGCAATCTTGGCCATGGAAACGGCGTAGGCGGTTCGACAGGTAGTcatgaaaaaggaaattcaggAGAGGCGATGTTAAACGATCATCATTATGGAGGACGACGTGCGGGACCACCGTCATTATCGCGGCACCGAGGAGGTGGTGTAAATCTCACAGGAGTAATAGCGAGTTTAAGCTCGGCGATTCCTCCTCGTGTTGGCATTGGGATTTCAGATGTAAATGATACTATTGCAATGAAAGATGACCAACGCAACGTAATATCTTCAGGAAGCTTAAGCGATCAAGAGTCAATAGTTGTCCGCCCAATTATACGTGATGAAGAACTGCAACGGCTTGAAGCGATTTCGAAGGATGAAGGATGGTCAAAAGATTATGAATTCGATTATAATCAGAAATTAGAGTTTTCTGATGATGAAATGGAGCCTAACATAACATCTTTAACAGATtcagacaacaacaaatatGATTCACAACTGATTCCTGAaattaaagaagaaaagggcACTAATCACAACAAAGACATTGAAAATGACATCAATGGGAAAAAAGGCGAGCAAGGGCTTCAAAGAAATATTGGACAACATTCTCGCCATATTACGACTCCCGCCACAACTTCTAGCATTGTTGGTGGAGTGCTGGATGTCGCAGAAGCCAAGGAACGATTAAAACAACGACGCGAAGAAGATCAAAAACGTGAGCAAGAACGGAAACAGGCTGCAACGAAAAAATTGCTAGAACTAGAAAGGAAATTAAGTCGCAAAAAATCTGAGGAAGTTGCTACTGCAAGTATTATATCCGGAAATGACATTTTTCCCTCGAAAGTAACTTCCAAGGCCACACATACGTCTATCAATGCTGctgaagaaaacaaaccataTTGTACATCGGACCATACGACTGAACCATGGAGTTCAATTCCGGCTAAACTAACTGCTAAAAGTGGAGAACGAGTTGAAACTAGAGATCGGTATGAATACCTGGGTACTAGAAATGACAGAGATCGCGATgttggaaatggaacaaacgcAATGAATTGGGATGCACCTGCATTTTCAAAGTCGTTTCAATCAAATTTACCTCCACGATTCCAACGACGCAAACTTGAAAGGAACACATCCGTATCTAATACCCTTAACATCCCTGATGGTCAAAATAGTTGTCGTATAGGAGGAAAAGGAGTGGCTGGCCGTGATGCAGATGACGCAAAGAGTGATCCAGTACCATTTTCGCAGCAATACGACCCTCGATTTATTCACAACCAACAAAATCACTTTTTATCTGCTAAAGCGGCTCATCGTGTAGAAGTGGAAAATCAACAGGGAAAACTAAAGCGCTGTCAACAGAACGAACGTGAGAATAAAGAGGTAGAGCGTGATATAGAGGATCGTTCATGTGATCGAGACCAGCGTAAAGAAGATCGTGACAATTCACTTAATGCAGCGAAACGGAACAGTAAGCCTACTGTGAACATAGAATTTTCAGTAAACAATGAAAGAGAATCTTCTAGCCAACTAAATACTGGGTCTAGTACGCCTCCGCTTGCACCACGTAGGTTATCGGAGAAATCACGTGGAGAGCATAAACATAGGATCTCTAGTGATGATAATCATCACGCACataaacaatttgaatatGCTAGTTCTAAAGTCTCATTAGCGAATTCTGGCAGTTTCGTTCAAAAGCCTTCCTGGGATGAAGATATTTGTGCAGAAGATCAATTTCAAGCATCTTCGCCATCGACTGAATGTGCAGTATCATTGTTAAAACATGATGCAACCCTTACTATGTCTACATGTGACCGAATTGATAGTTCTCTTACTGATCGGGTGCTAAATAATGCAGTTACAAACAAAGCATCTATGCAGTTCTTAGAGAAGGACGAAGAAAAACTGCAAATTTCGAGCGAGTCAAACAAAAATTTATTAGATGATGAATTGCACGTATTTGAGTCTAACAAAGGATTATACTATAAACAAATGCCCTGTTATGATAACGAGGATATTTCTAGAGCCAAGCATGAAAATCATGACCAATCTAGGACAAAGGAAAACTTTGTAGAACCTCTGATCATTCCATCTTCTACTAATGACATAAAAATTTCTGAATACCAAAATAATAATCGCACATCCGATGGATCAGATATTTGTTCAATGAAGACATCAGTTTCTAAAAACAACGTAACGTTTGGCAAAGAAGGGGAAGATTTTAATAATTTGCAACATCATTCTGgaatcaaaaagaaaataacGTCTGTTCAGCAACCACCGCGTGATCGACGACATGATTCTCGCATTGCCGGAGGAACACGAAACAATCTTACTAGCTTTCACCAGCATTCGGAAGGTGGAATAAATAGAGGAAACACAGTAACAAATTGGAATCGTTCCCGAGGTGCTGGAAAGATTGGCAGTCGTAATTACAATCAGGATTACTGGAGTGAGTCAGATTTTTCGGAGGAGGGATTTGAAGATGATCAGCACATgaaaaagaatgcaaattGTGCTGCTGGACTTAAATATCAGCACCATTACCAGCCGCAACATCGTCATGGTAGTTCGAATTCTGGGTCCGGTTTTAAACCTATACAAGGGGATGTTTGTGTCAAAGAAGGTTTCACTCCTCGTGGTGAACCATCGCGACGCGGTAGAGGTGGAGGAAATGTTAATATTGGGTCGGCGTTATCTTCAGTTTCATTCAGGAAAAAAACAGGACAAGGAGGTGCAACGCCTATTGGAAAAAAGGTAGATTGCTATGGACCACCTAGTTCTAAAAGTCCTTTCCGAAGCAGTGATAGTACTATCAGTTTAACAAGTAATCCGGAAAATCAACCTAAGGGAGGCGTTTCAGTTACTGAAACCAGTAGTACAACTGCAATTTGGACACGAAATGTATCGAAATCTAGTAACGACGCGACAGAAGATGCGCAAGATAAGAATGATAAAATAACAACTACTCCCGATGAAGATTGTGACAAGCTATCCCGTCTGACAGTTCCACAAACTGCAATGGCTTCGGAGGCTATTCCTAAACAAACAATGATCGACAAACACAGCACAAATACCCAGGACATAGTGTTGTCCAAAGAACccattgaaaaaaatgctttatCGTCTGAACATCGCAACTCattagaaaacaaattgaCGTCGTCGGCAGTTTTTACTTCTAAAGGAACATTGAGTCAAAAAGTAAAACATCCAGCAAACAGTGTTGAAAACAATAGTTGTTTTGAACATGCAGTTTCTCTAAGCAATCTTTCCTCTACCACTAGTAATGTGCTAAACAGCCATTTATCTCGCATCGAAAAAACTAGTAAAGAAGGAACAACTGACTGTAGTAGAATGCGAAGGAACGAAAATGATGAAGGAAGAGCAACTCCTGAATTCAGTTGTGATTATGATGAAAATGGttgtaaaacaacaaaaacagatcGAATTGCTGTTCCGGAAGATGGTCGTTACTCAGATTTGTGTAAAGAAGGAAATTCCTTCGCACAATTAGAAGATATAGAAGCGCCGAAACAAACGGTGCCTAACCCAGCAAGCGGGGCACAACCTAAACAACAGTCATTGGAAGATTCCAATAAGAGCGTATCAATGAACGTAAAGactgataataataataagcatCATTTAGATGGAAGTTCACCTCCCGTAAAAACGATCATTTTTGAAAATACGAACTATAAATCAGCTGTTGTGTCCTCGCCAACCAACGCAGCCCTTGGATCTTCTATGAACAATGCATGCCCTGCTACTTCTGTAACTGTTGTGGGCAATAATAACACTACCACGAAACGTCcgcaaaataacaaaatgaCTAATAGCGCTGCAGTCGTTGGGAAGGCTGCACTGGAAAATGCTGCTTTTAAAGTCACAAGTTCAGCATCTGGAACAGCCAACGAGAATGTTGTAACAGCGGGAAAAAGTTTGCAAAGTGTTGTCGGTACTATGCCTCATCGCTCTGTTTCGTTGACGACAGGTGTAGGAAATCGGACTCAATCAGTTCCACACCAGCAACTGCAATCTTTAAATACACCTACGAACTCGTACCAAGgagcaaaatatcaaaaagaTACGGACTTTGAGCAAGAAATAAAGTCATTTGCGTTTGAATCTGACATAAGTCAGCTAATTGATTCAAATAAGGTAGTAAAACAATGTACAGCGATAACACCGTCGACTTCTACTTGCCTGTCATCGAATAATTCAAGTTCAAATGCAACAACTACATCAGTACAGAAAATCGTATCACCTTCAACAGCGGATTTGAACATGAAAATCGCCAGCGTTAAGAAGGTTTGGGAAATGCCAAGTATTTCAAAGCAAAGGGATGTAGTGGCGGATGACTCTATAGTAACGAGTTCTGGATCAGGCGGGAATGAAGCAGCAGTACATACTACGGCGAGTTATTGTACAGTAATGCATCCGGGCCATTCCACAAATTATCAACATAATGTTATTGGCAATACAGACCAACTCAGTACATCTCAAGGTCAATCGCCATACTCCACATTTCCTCAAGATCAGGGTGCGCTAGACCGTCGCCATTTCGTTAACTCaaacgcaaacaaagcaacagaTGCGGTGTCCGAGGGAGGGATTGTAGTCATTGCAACAGTTCCAGGTGCCGTAACAGCTGAAACAGACGAGGGCAGCAAAAGTTACGTTGCAAATCATCAGCAATCATTAGATACGCAAGCTGCTTCGCAAAATATTCAGCAAACACATCTTACGATTCAACAAGCTcagcagccacaacagcaaTCTCACCAACAGCTTCATAACCAGCAGctacaccaccaacagcaggcACAACATCAActgcaacaaccacaacaacaacttcaTCAGCAATCACAACTACAACTCCAGCAAgtccatcagcatcaacaaaaCCCgcaacagccacagcagcaacatcattcacatcatcatcatcatcaacaacagcatcagcagcagcagcagcagcaccagcaccagcaccaccaacaattgcatcttcagcaacagcagctacaacaAGATCAGCAGTTGTTGCAACaagaacagcaaaaacaaaatcagcaAAGGCAACCGCAGCAGACACAAccacatcaacatcagcatcagccaccgcagcagcatcaacatttACCACAGCATCAACATTCTGTTAGtacacagcagcatccgacAGTCTCCGCTGGAATGGCTTCTTTAAACAAGCACTCTGTAGATGTGttagctgctgcagctgcagcaagtaGTGCAAATGTTTGCAAGGTAAAACCTACGCAACAAGGTATGCATCAAACTGGGAATCTTGatctatcaccaccaccatcaatgcAAAGTGGAACTATTCCATCTGCACCGCAACCTTACTATCCCGCACAGTATGGAGTATCAGCTGTACCGTCTCCGCCAGCAGTGCTTTACAACTCAGCCGCAGCTATGACATCACAAGGTGGATTATACAATGCATTCCAGCTCGAAGCAAACGGAAGATCACAGTTTTCACAGTTCCCGGGACACTATGGCACATCAGGGGCATCAGGGCCATATAATGCTTACATGGCTACACCAACTAATATTCCAACAGCAAATCCTACTCCAGAGATATACCAAAGCATTACATCACAGTTTCGTTTGGGATCCGTTCAATCACCATATGGAAATCAACCCGCGCAGCTCAATAATCCCAGTACAATGCTTATATCATCGAATAACAATTCTTTGATGTCTTCTTCGGTCAAATCAACCTCTCAGCAAATAGGAACCATTGGATCAAAAAGTGGGGGAGCAGTCGGGCAGCCTCCTTATGGAGGGCAGTATATGGGAATGTTTCCGCCGGCCCCCCTGCAAAATTCTGCTGCGAATTTTTATTCTAGCTCCGCGAGTGGGCAGAATGCATTTTTCGGTGCAAGCGCGGGTTCAACGCAAGCCTATGGCATACCAACTGCAGTTGCTACAGCCAATATGTATAGTGGGCATGGAGGTCAAAATCCTTCGAATGGACCTCCTCccccccagcagcagcaaatgcccAACTATGGCTCACAGTTTCTTAGCTCACCTTTGCTTGGGAATAATCCTGTAATTGGACAGCAGCAATACCGTGGTGGCCCGTCAAACAGTTCACAAAATGCATCAAATGCTAACGCTGTTTTCATGAAATCGAatcaaccgcagcaaccatcgcatattcaacaacaacagcaacaacagcaggataCA TGGGATCTCCAGAATCAACTAATGCAGCAACATGCTCAAACCCATCAGCAACCAGGTCCTCCTACACAGCAACAATCTACACCACAGACTTTACCGCAAACGCAAAGCGCCCAACTACCTAATTCAAGCCGTAATGTGCTGTCTAACCAAGTTGGAAATCAAGTTATTGTTACTTGCGGTGGTCCTGGCTCGGGAGGATGTGGCTCAGGAAATACTGCATCTGCTATTATTGGAGCTGTTGGAAACTGCATTACTTCCGTACGTCCATCATCTGCACAAGGGCAACGTTATCCATCACCAATTCAACGTCCCTCCAACTACTCCCAAGGATCAGTTCAAGGCGTGCAACAACACCATGTACAACGGTCGAATAGACAAGTAACGGGTCATCAGCAGCCAAGTGGTACACAATCAACGATGGTACCTACCGTCGGACAAGGAATTAGCAATACAAGTAAACATTACTACAGCGGTAACCGCAGTTAA